One part of the Streptomyces nigra genome encodes these proteins:
- a CDS encoding tannase/feruloyl esterase family alpha/beta hydrolase — MRLSRAVPFLAATLLAATLGGPGPASAATGTEQHCARQDRLRVPGASFQQTACLADLTTTGLAGTPYTDMADQAGLTARDTRKPSGVPGVQIDGYFPDSSRFNSTHGWNHDAQFVIRLPDRWNGGLVVTGAPGTRKQYATDTAISDQVLAQGYAYAATDKGNSGADFYRDGRRPGDAIAEWNTRTTQLTRAARKAVAQRYGHAPRRTYMTGISNGGYLTRWQLENHPELYDGGVDWEGALWTVNGPSLLTSLPTAVARMLGSARDEDLYAAGFARGSEFLWPYHERAYWGITQKIYRAEFDPAYDPACPGASAGTTTDQILAPCASDASYDYASRPASVHRAVARVALTGRIGRPLITLHGDLDTLLPKAADSDVYARMVDGSRRGRLHSYVTVTGGTHVDGLYDSYPDRLRPILPCYRSAFDRLVSWVERGVRPPADHTVVRPVDGDVVNSCAL; from the coding sequence ATGCGCCTGTCCAGAGCCGTCCCGTTCCTCGCCGCCACCTTGCTGGCCGCGACCCTCGGCGGGCCCGGCCCCGCCTCGGCCGCGACGGGTACCGAGCAGCACTGCGCCCGCCAGGACCGTCTACGGGTACCGGGAGCCTCCTTCCAGCAGACCGCGTGCCTCGCGGATCTGACGACGACGGGCCTCGCCGGCACCCCGTACACCGACATGGCCGACCAGGCCGGGCTGACGGCACGCGACACCCGGAAGCCGTCGGGCGTCCCCGGCGTCCAGATCGACGGCTACTTCCCGGACTCCTCCCGCTTCAACTCCACGCACGGCTGGAACCATGACGCGCAGTTCGTGATCCGGTTGCCCGACCGGTGGAACGGCGGCCTCGTGGTGACCGGGGCGCCGGGGACCCGCAAGCAGTACGCGACGGACACGGCGATCTCCGACCAGGTGCTGGCGCAGGGGTACGCCTACGCGGCGACCGACAAGGGCAACAGCGGAGCCGACTTCTACCGCGACGGCCGGCGTCCCGGTGACGCGATCGCCGAGTGGAACACGCGGACCACCCAGCTCACCCGGGCCGCGCGCAAGGCCGTGGCCCAGCGCTACGGGCACGCTCCCCGCCGGACGTACATGACCGGCATCTCCAACGGCGGCTACCTCACCCGCTGGCAGCTGGAGAACCACCCCGAGCTCTACGACGGTGGCGTGGACTGGGAGGGGGCGCTGTGGACGGTGAACGGCCCCAGCCTCCTCACCTCCCTGCCGACCGCCGTGGCGCGGATGCTGGGCTCCGCGCGCGACGAGGACCTGTACGCCGCCGGCTTCGCCCGCGGCTCCGAATTCCTGTGGCCGTATCACGAGCGGGCGTACTGGGGCATCACGCAGAAGATCTATCGCGCCGAGTTCGACCCCGCGTACGACCCCGCCTGCCCCGGAGCCTCGGCCGGCACCACAACCGACCAGATCCTGGCGCCCTGTGCCTCCGACGCCTCCTACGACTACGCCTCCCGGCCCGCCTCCGTGCATCGCGCCGTGGCCCGCGTCGCGCTGACGGGACGCATCGGCCGCCCCCTGATCACCCTGCACGGCGATCTGGACACCCTGCTGCCCAAGGCCGCCGACTCCGACGTGTACGCGCGCATGGTCGACGGAAGCCGACGCGGCCGGCTGCACAGCTATGTCACCGTCACCGGCGGCACCCATGTCGACGGCCTGTACGACTCCTATCCGGACCGGCTCCGGCCGATCCTTCCCTGCTACCGGTCCGCCTTCGACAGGCTGGTCTCCTGGGTGGAGCGAGGTGTGCGCCCGCCCGCGGACCACACGGTGGTCAGGCCGGTGGACGGCGACGTCGTGAACTCCTGCGCGCTGTAG
- a CDS encoding SWF or SNF family helicase — protein MTGREDDTEGRSTDVERTFAAFPPARGRGFAATWWGQAWLTALEESALDLRQLKAGRRLARAGAVGVVSVRPGRITAMVRGRDRTAHRADVLVEPLAEAQWERFLDMAVERAGHVAALLDREMPPHLVEDASVTGIDLLPGLGELEPECACGAWDHCEHTAALCYQVARLLDEDPFVLFLMRGRGEQTLLADLQVRGDTASADGTRDSPASRARPGVDATEAYATGDILPPLPALPELPTEPGVPPSLDTEAAPGVPGVDPAALEVLAAGTAGEAHRMLAEALRTTPGTVSELTVAQDAARLAAGASDAGVIERLAEGSGRGREGLETAVRAWRLGGEAALSVHDEEWQVEGEALARARAALESAWDEDERPPLRRDGNRWTVEDAPAQLRLGRDGRWWPYREEAGRWVPAGAPARDPATALATAQPDGHRTDGPLVPEGP, from the coding sequence ATGACCGGACGCGAGGACGATACGGAGGGACGGAGCACCGATGTGGAGCGCACGTTCGCCGCGTTCCCTCCCGCGCGCGGGAGGGGCTTCGCCGCCACCTGGTGGGGTCAGGCCTGGCTGACGGCGTTGGAGGAGTCGGCTCTGGATCTCCGGCAGCTCAAGGCGGGACGCAGGCTCGCGCGCGCGGGAGCGGTCGGCGTCGTGTCGGTGCGGCCCGGGCGCATCACGGCCATGGTGCGGGGCCGCGACCGTACGGCGCACCGGGCGGACGTGCTGGTGGAGCCGCTGGCCGAGGCGCAGTGGGAGCGATTCCTGGACATGGCCGTGGAGCGGGCGGGGCATGTCGCGGCCTTGCTGGACCGGGAGATGCCGCCGCATCTGGTGGAGGACGCCTCGGTCACGGGGATCGATCTGCTGCCCGGGCTGGGCGAGCTGGAGCCCGAGTGCGCGTGTGGTGCCTGGGACCACTGCGAGCACACGGCCGCCCTGTGCTACCAGGTGGCACGGCTGCTGGACGAGGACCCCTTCGTCCTGTTCCTGATGCGCGGGCGGGGTGAACAGACCCTCCTGGCCGATCTCCAGGTCCGCGGCGACACGGCGTCCGCCGACGGGACACGGGACTCCCCCGCGTCCCGCGCGCGGCCGGGCGTGGACGCCACGGAGGCGTACGCGACCGGTGACATCCTGCCGCCGTTGCCCGCCCTGCCCGAACTGCCCACGGAACCGGGGGTACCGCCCTCCCTGGACACCGAGGCCGCACCGGGCGTGCCGGGCGTGGACCCCGCCGCCCTGGAAGTCCTGGCCGCCGGCACGGCCGGGGAGGCGCACCGCATGCTGGCGGAGGCGCTGCGAACCACGCCGGGGACGGTCTCGGAGTTGACGGTCGCTCAGGACGCGGCGCGTCTCGCCGCGGGCGCGTCGGACGCAGGTGTGATCGAGCGGCTGGCCGAGGGTTCGGGGCGTGGTCGCGAAGGGCTGGAGACGGCCGTACGCGCGTGGCGGCTCGGTGGTGAGGCGGCCCTGTCCGTGCACGACGAGGAGTGGCAGGTGGAGGGCGAGGCGCTCGCACGCGCGCGTGCCGCTCTGGAGTCGGCCTGGGACGAGGACGAACGGCCACCGCTGCGGCGTGACGGAAACCGCTGGACGGTGGAGGACGCACCCGCCCAACTCCGCCTGGGACGCGACGGCCGCTGGTGGCCCTACCGCGAGGAGGCGGGCCGGTGGGTGCCCGCCGGAGCACCCGCGCGGGACCCCGCGACGGCACTGGCCACCGCGCAACCCGACGGTCACCGGACCGACGGCCCCCTGGTGCCCGAGGGCCCGTGA
- a CDS encoding MHYT domain-containing protein: MGHLDHAALGWLTPALSYVMACTGAALGLRCTVRALGATGRSRRNWLVTAASAIGTGIWTMHFVAMLGFSVSGTDIRYDVPLTVLSLLVAMAVVCGGVFAVGYSKDRTRALFLGGLTTGLGVASMHYLGMAAVRLNGDITYDPTLVGLSVLIAVAAATAALWAALNIKSPVAVAIASLIMGAAVSSMHYTGMFAVRVDVVPAGGVLPGATAMQFIFPLAVGLGSYLFLTSAFVALSPAKAERDATAPAPRPLGRAAG; encoded by the coding sequence ATGGGACACCTGGACCACGCCGCTCTCGGCTGGCTGACCCCCGCACTGTCGTACGTGATGGCGTGCACGGGCGCCGCGCTGGGACTGCGGTGCACCGTACGAGCGCTCGGCGCCACCGGCCGCTCCCGCCGCAACTGGCTCGTCACCGCGGCCTCGGCGATCGGCACCGGCATCTGGACCATGCACTTCGTGGCCATGCTCGGCTTCAGCGTCAGCGGCACCGACATCCGCTACGACGTGCCGCTCACCGTGCTGAGCCTTCTCGTCGCCATGGCCGTCGTCTGCGGCGGGGTCTTCGCCGTCGGCTACAGCAAGGACCGCACGCGCGCGCTGTTCCTCGGCGGCCTGACCACCGGACTCGGGGTGGCGAGCATGCACTACCTGGGCATGGCCGCCGTACGGCTCAACGGCGACATCACCTACGACCCCACCCTGGTCGGGCTCTCGGTCCTGATCGCCGTCGCCGCGGCGACGGCCGCACTGTGGGCCGCGCTCAACATCAAGTCGCCCGTCGCGGTCGCCATCGCCTCACTGATCATGGGCGCGGCGGTCAGCAGCATGCACTACACCGGGATGTTCGCGGTCCGCGTGGACGTCGTCCCGGCCGGTGGGGTCCTGCCCGGGGCCACGGCGATGCAGTTCATCTTCCCCCTCGCCGTCGGCCTCGGGTCCTACCTCTTCCTGACCTCCGCCTTCGTCGCGCTGTCGCCCGCCAAGGCAGAGCGTGACGCGACCGCTCCGGCCCCCCGCCCGCTGGGACGCGCCGCCGGCTGA
- a CDS encoding DEAD/DEAH box helicase → MTVPAGRSNGVASATRLRVVKFEECCSVVPRLPEAKATSSDVPDLSSCNVVFLPGEPARAGRVAFWRSDGGAVPTLPGGSVEELSVVVPGEDGAEQVTVPALLLPVRAALPVLTRARRSPQAARAGVFWGTAAVLALHVVARGLLLPGLSAEDHDAWRAGPLPPEDIERIRLLAAAMPPEAHALPLPGEEPLRLPDPERLVRAFLDAVADTLPRSPAAPLVTGGPAYAATPPQHLPGLRAWASDVAAGHDAGVRLSLRVEFAGGAEFDATFQSGDAPSFRAVLQVHSVSDPTLVADAVEVWGGSDRFEPRARMDTLLALRRAARAWAPLSPLLSAAVPDAVALADDEVTDLLREGAHRLSGIGVEVHWPKGLGLARELTTHAVIGPPDDATGPGALSSGAPAFLSADALLSFDWSFALGDQRLTSEELDRLAEASRPVVRLRDQWVLVDPHEVRRAHARGGRDLKPIDALGAALTGSIEVDGRQVEVRSTGWLTALRERLADPEGQEQIDQPPALAATLRDYQRRGLSWLARMTSLGLGCCLADDMGLGKTITLIALHLHRQGDPSSAGPTLVVCPASLMGNWQREIERFAPGTRVRRFHGARRDLASVGQGEFVLTTYGTMRQDTHRLATVPWGMVVADEAQHVKNPYSATARALRSIDARARVALTGTPVENNLSELWAILDWTTPGLLGRLGTFRRRYADAVESGRDPAAGERLGRLVRPFLLRRRKSDPGIAPELPPKTETDRTVSLSAEQAGLYEAVVREALAAIAGADDMARRGAIVKLLTGLKQICNHPAQYLKEDVPRIAGRSGKLELLDELLDTILAEEANVLVFTQYVGMGRLIERHLAARGIAVQFLHGGTSLVERERMVRRFQDGEVPVFLLSLKAAGTGLNLTRAEHVVHYDRWWNPAVEAQATDRAYRIGQNRPVQVHRLITEGTVEDRIADMLGPKQALADAVLGAGEAALTELTDAELAELVELRGGAR, encoded by the coding sequence ATGACCGTACCCGCCGGACGGTCGAATGGTGTAGCCTCGGCGACTCGTCTTCGAGTAGTCAAATTTGAGGAGTGCTGCTCAGTCGTGCCGAGGCTTCCCGAGGCAAAGGCAACTTCGTCCGACGTCCCCGACCTGTCCTCCTGCAACGTCGTGTTCCTCCCGGGCGAGCCCGCCCGCGCCGGTCGGGTCGCCTTCTGGCGGTCCGACGGCGGCGCAGTACCCACTCTCCCCGGCGGGAGCGTCGAGGAGCTGTCCGTCGTCGTGCCGGGTGAGGACGGCGCGGAGCAGGTGACCGTACCGGCGCTGCTGCTCCCCGTCCGCGCCGCGCTGCCGGTGCTCACCCGCGCGCGTAGGTCGCCCCAGGCCGCCCGTGCGGGCGTCTTCTGGGGCACGGCGGCCGTCCTCGCCCTGCATGTCGTGGCCCGTGGCCTGCTGCTGCCCGGCCTCTCGGCCGAGGACCACGACGCGTGGCGGGCCGGGCCGCTGCCCCCCGAGGACATCGAGCGCATCCGGCTGCTCGCCGCCGCGATGCCGCCCGAGGCGCACGCGCTGCCGCTGCCCGGCGAGGAGCCGCTGAGGCTGCCGGACCCCGAGCGGCTGGTCCGCGCCTTCCTGGACGCGGTCGCCGACACGCTCCCGCGCTCCCCCGCCGCACCGCTCGTCACCGGCGGGCCGGCCTACGCGGCGACGCCTCCCCAGCACCTGCCGGGGCTGCGCGCCTGGGCCTCCGACGTCGCGGCCGGCCATGACGCGGGCGTACGGCTGTCCCTGCGCGTGGAGTTCGCCGGTGGCGCCGAGTTCGACGCGACGTTCCAGAGCGGCGACGCGCCGTCGTTCCGGGCCGTGCTCCAGGTCCACAGCGTGAGCGACCCGACGCTGGTCGCGGACGCGGTGGAGGTGTGGGGCGGCTCCGACAGGTTCGAGCCACGCGCGCGTATGGACACCCTGCTGGCGCTGCGCCGCGCCGCCCGGGCCTGGGCTCCCCTGTCGCCGCTGCTCTCCGCGGCCGTCCCGGACGCCGTCGCCCTCGCCGACGACGAGGTGACGGACCTGCTCCGGGAAGGCGCTCACCGGTTGTCCGGGATCGGCGTCGAGGTGCACTGGCCCAAGGGCCTCGGCCTCGCCCGTGAGCTGACCACGCACGCGGTGATCGGTCCGCCGGACGACGCGACCGGTCCGGGCGCACTCTCCTCCGGAGCACCCGCGTTCCTGTCCGCCGACGCCCTGCTCTCCTTCGACTGGTCGTTCGCCCTGGGCGACCAGCGGCTCACGAGCGAGGAACTGGACCGCCTCGCCGAGGCGAGCCGTCCGGTGGTGCGTCTGCGCGACCAGTGGGTCCTTGTCGATCCTCACGAGGTGCGGCGCGCCCACGCGCGGGGCGGACGTGACCTCAAGCCCATCGACGCGCTCGGAGCGGCCCTGACCGGGTCGATCGAGGTCGACGGCCGTCAGGTGGAGGTGCGTTCCACGGGCTGGCTGACCGCGCTGCGGGAACGGCTCGCGGACCCCGAGGGGCAGGAGCAGATCGACCAGCCGCCCGCCCTCGCCGCCACGTTGCGGGACTACCAGCGGCGGGGCCTGAGCTGGCTGGCGCGCATGACGTCCCTGGGACTGGGCTGCTGCCTGGCGGACGACATGGGCCTGGGCAAGACGATCACGTTGATCGCGCTGCACCTGCACCGGCAGGGCGACCCTTCGTCGGCCGGGCCGACGCTCGTCGTGTGCCCGGCGTCCCTGATGGGCAACTGGCAGCGCGAGATCGAGAGGTTCGCGCCCGGCACGCGCGTGCGTCGCTTCCACGGGGCCCGGCGTGACCTCGCGTCCGTGGGACAGGGCGAGTTCGTGCTCACCACGTACGGGACGATGCGTCAGGACACGCACCGGCTCGCGACGGTCCCCTGGGGCATGGTCGTCGCGGACGAGGCCCAGCATGTGAAGAACCCGTACTCGGCGACCGCGCGGGCGTTGCGTTCCATCGACGCACGCGCGCGTGTGGCGCTCACGGGCACCCCCGTCGAGAACAACCTGTCGGAACTGTGGGCGATCCTGGACTGGACGACACCCGGTCTGCTGGGCCGCCTCGGCACGTTCCGCAGACGGTACGCCGACGCGGTCGAGAGCGGTCGGGACCCGGCCGCCGGGGAACGTCTCGGCCGCCTCGTACGCCCGTTCCTGCTGCGCCGGCGCAAGTCCGACCCGGGGATCGCGCCGGAGCTGCCGCCGAAGACGGAGACGGATCGCACGGTGTCGCTGAGCGCGGAACAGGCGGGCCTGTACGAGGCCGTTGTCCGGGAGGCCCTCGCGGCGATCGCCGGCGCCGACGACATGGCGCGGCGCGGTGCGATCGTGAAGCTGCTGACGGGGCTGAAGCAGATCTGCAACCACCCCGCGCAGTACCTCAAGGAGGACGTGCCGCGGATCGCCGGACGGTCCGGAAAGCTGGAGCTGCTCGACGAGTTGCTGGACACCATCCTCGCCGAGGAGGCGAACGTGCTGGTCTTCACCCAGTACGTCGGGATGGGACGGCTGATCGAACGGCACCTGGCGGCCCGGGGCATCGCCGTGCAGTTCCTGCACGGCGGAACGAGCCTGGTCGAGCGCGAGCGTATGGTGCGGCGCTTCCAGGACGGCGAGGTGCCCGTCTTCCTGCTGTCGTTGAAGGCCGCCGGCACCGGGCTGAACCTCACGCGCGCCGAGCACGTCGTGCACTACGACCGCTGGTGGAACCCGGCCGTGGAGGCGCAGGCCACCGACCGCGCGTACCGGATCGGCCAGAACCGGCCCGTGCAGGTGCACCGGCTGATCACAGAGGGCACCGTCGAGGACCGTATCGCCGACATGCTCGGCCCCAAGCAGGCACTGGCGGACGCCGTACTGGGTGCCGGCGAGGCGGCCCTGACGGAGCTCACGGACGCGGAGCTGGCCGAACTGGTGGAACTGCGAGGGGGCGCACGATGA
- a CDS encoding class I SAM-dependent methyltransferase, with product MSDDHTHVQEFFTARAAGWDSRFPDDGPVYAAAVAELGLGEGDRVLDAGCGTGRALPPLRAAVGASGVVLGVDLTPAMLEAALDAGRDRDGRLLLADVAALPLRAESLDAVFAAGLIAHLPHPADNLRELARVVRPGGTLALFHPIGRAALAARHGRRLTPDDLRAEANLRPLLAGSGWRMTSYVDEDDRFLTLATRTS from the coding sequence ATGAGCGACGACCACACACACGTGCAGGAGTTCTTCACCGCCCGAGCCGCCGGCTGGGACAGCCGCTTCCCGGACGACGGGCCCGTCTACGCGGCGGCCGTCGCCGAGTTGGGCCTGGGCGAGGGCGATCGTGTGCTCGACGCGGGCTGCGGCACCGGCCGCGCTCTGCCGCCGCTGCGCGCTGCCGTGGGCGCCTCGGGAGTGGTCCTGGGGGTCGATCTCACCCCGGCCATGCTGGAGGCCGCCCTGGACGCCGGACGCGACCGGGACGGGCGGCTGCTGCTCGCCGACGTGGCCGCCCTGCCGTTGCGGGCCGAGTCGCTGGACGCGGTGTTCGCGGCGGGCCTCATCGCGCATCTGCCGCATCCGGCGGACAACCTGCGGGAGTTGGCCCGGGTCGTGCGCCCCGGCGGCACGCTGGCGCTGTTCCATCCGATCGGCCGGGCGGCGCTGGCGGCCCGGCACGGCCGCCGGCTGACCCCGGACGATCTGCGCGCCGAGGCCAACCTGCGGCCGCTCCTCGCCGGCTCCGGGTGGCGTATGACGTCGTACGTCGACGAGGACGACCGCTTCCTGACTCTGGCGACACGGACATCCTGA
- a CDS encoding sensor histidine kinase: MRTPRSSTAVDAGSPSPPPVRGRRAHAGPPADEGPEDTPGVGAGTAPPRAGRALRPRTVRAKIVCLLMVPVVSLLALWAFASVTTAQDVARLRQLQRVDDGIRNPVAAAVAALQAERAAAVRYATDPSAGRAADLRKAAEDSRTAVGKLRLGKRNTVADGEEFPAGVAPRLKDFVTGAERLSVVRDDVLDHRSRWQAAYGQYTESIGSAFAVLGALTGVQDAELGSDARVLLEFARAGEALAQEQAVLDSARLAGRLDGPRLRLFTGAVGVRRTLTDSAVADLSGTQRAAWRRLATGEDYATVTALEDTVTATPPGSPAPGTTAGPGAGWSAAHTRVQSAMRTIQQDAGRAVADRADPFTRGLLTPAGAAVLFGLLAVAASLVISVRIGRGLVVELVTLRDTALEIARHKLPEAMRRLRAGEEIDVRSEAPPGPPAEDETGQVGEALNTVHRAALRAAVERAELASGVSGIFVNLARRSQVLVHRQLSLLDSMERRSDDPNELSDLFRLDHLTTRMRRHAESLIILSGAAPGRAWRMPVSLTDVVRAAVSEVEDYARVEVRRLPEASVLGAAVADLTHLRAELVENAAQFSPPHTRVRITGEPVGNGYAVEVEDRGLGMGKEALEEANRRIEQSEALDLFDSDRLGLFVVSRLAARHHIKVHLSTSPYGGTTAVVLLPTALLHAGPTERSARAHAHAAADAAGPAEHDYARGPERRQESVPTAAERPALVASAPPAPEPTRTSPPGVTTLRLHRPPDDSGTTDDLPRRVRQANLAPQLRERRTDEPARTGPEDGPDHGRTPEMVRDRMAAYREGWTRGGGRPPGSGTPSDPALRHEGSEGDFA; the protein is encoded by the coding sequence ATGCGTACACCCCGCAGCAGCACCGCAGTCGACGCCGGATCACCGTCCCCGCCGCCCGTGCGCGGACGCCGCGCGCACGCCGGACCACCGGCCGACGAAGGCCCCGAGGACACACCGGGCGTCGGCGCCGGGACCGCGCCCCCGCGCGCGGGACGCGCCCTGCGCCCCCGCACGGTCCGCGCCAAGATCGTCTGCCTGCTGATGGTCCCGGTCGTCTCGCTGCTGGCCCTGTGGGCCTTCGCCAGCGTGACCACCGCACAGGACGTCGCCCGGCTGCGCCAGCTCCAGCGCGTGGACGACGGCATCCGGAACCCCGTCGCGGCCGCCGTCGCCGCGCTCCAGGCCGAGCGTGCGGCGGCGGTCCGGTACGCGACCGATCCGTCCGCCGGACGCGCGGCCGACCTCAGGAAGGCCGCCGAGGACAGTCGCACCGCGGTGGGCAAGCTCCGGCTCGGGAAGCGCAACACGGTCGCCGACGGTGAGGAGTTCCCCGCCGGCGTGGCCCCGCGCCTGAAGGACTTCGTGACGGGCGCGGAGCGGCTGAGCGTGGTGCGGGACGACGTCCTCGACCACCGCTCCCGCTGGCAGGCGGCGTACGGGCAGTACACCGAGAGCATCGGGAGCGCCTTCGCCGTACTGGGCGCGCTGACCGGCGTCCAGGACGCCGAACTCGGCTCCGACGCGCGCGTGCTGCTCGAGTTCGCCCGCGCGGGAGAGGCGCTCGCCCAGGAGCAGGCGGTGCTGGACAGCGCGCGCCTCGCCGGGCGCCTCGACGGACCGCGGCTACGGCTGTTCACCGGCGCCGTCGGTGTCCGCCGTACGCTCACCGACTCCGCCGTCGCCGACCTGAGCGGCACCCAACGCGCCGCCTGGCGGCGTCTCGCCACCGGCGAGGACTACGCGACCGTCACGGCCCTGGAGGACACGGTCACCGCCACCCCGCCCGGCTCACCGGCGCCTGGCACGACCGCCGGGCCGGGGGCCGGCTGGAGCGCGGCACACACGCGCGTGCAGAGCGCGATGCGGACCATCCAGCAGGACGCCGGACGCGCGGTCGCCGACCGCGCCGACCCGTTCACCCGGGGGCTGCTCACCCCGGCCGGCGCCGCCGTGCTCTTCGGGCTGCTCGCCGTCGCCGCGTCCCTCGTCATCTCCGTGCGCATCGGCCGCGGGCTCGTCGTGGAACTCGTGACCCTGCGGGACACGGCTCTGGAGATCGCCCGCCACAAACTCCCCGAGGCCATGCGGAGACTGCGCGCCGGCGAGGAGATCGACGTCCGCAGCGAGGCACCGCCAGGACCACCGGCCGAGGACGAGACCGGCCAGGTCGGCGAGGCCCTGAACACCGTGCACCGCGCGGCCCTGCGGGCGGCCGTGGAGCGCGCCGAACTCGCCAGCGGTGTCTCGGGGATCTTCGTGAACCTCGCACGCCGCAGCCAGGTCCTCGTGCACCGGCAGCTGAGCCTGCTGGACAGCATGGAGCGGCGCAGCGACGACCCGAACGAACTGAGCGACCTCTTCCGGCTCGACCACCTCACCACACGGATGCGGCGCCACGCCGAGAGCCTGATCATCCTCTCCGGAGCGGCCCCGGGGAGGGCCTGGCGGATGCCGGTCTCCCTCACCGACGTGGTGCGCGCGGCCGTCTCGGAGGTGGAGGACTACGCGCGCGTAGAGGTACGCCGGCTCCCGGAGGCCTCCGTTCTCGGAGCGGCCGTCGCGGACCTCACCCACCTCCGGGCCGAACTCGTGGAGAACGCGGCCCAGTTCTCGCCCCCGCACACGCGTGTGCGCATCACCGGCGAGCCCGTCGGCAACGGGTACGCCGTCGAGGTCGAGGACCGTGGCCTCGGCATGGGCAAGGAGGCCCTCGAGGAGGCCAACCGGCGGATCGAACAGTCCGAGGCGCTCGACCTGTTCGACAGCGACCGACTCGGCCTGTTCGTCGTCAGCCGGCTCGCCGCCCGGCACCACATCAAGGTGCACCTGAGCACCTCGCCCTACGGCGGCACCACCGCCGTGGTGCTGCTGCCCACGGCGCTGCTGCACGCCGGCCCGACGGAACGTTCCGCCCGGGCCCACGCCCACGCCGCGGCCGACGCCGCAGGGCCCGCGGAACACGACTACGCGCGCGGGCCCGAGCGGCGCCAGGAGTCCGTCCCCACGGCCGCCGAACGCCCGGCCCTGGTGGCGTCCGCGCCGCCCGCGCCCGAGCCGACCCGCACCTCACCCCCCGGAGTCACGACCTTGCGACTTCACCGGCCCCCGGACGACTCCGGCACCACCGACGACCTGCCACGGCGGGTGCGGCAGGCGAACCTCGCGCCCCAGCTGCGCGAACGCCGGACGGACGAGCCCGCGCGGACCGGACCGGAGGACGGGCCCGATCACGGGCGGACCCCCGAGATGGTCAGGGACCGCATGGCCGCCTACCGCGAGGGGTGGACACGCGGCGGCGGCAGGCCGCCCGGCAGCGGAACCCCATCCGACCCCGCACTGCGCCACGAAGGCAGCGAAGGAGATTTCGCATGA